A single region of the Triticum dicoccoides isolate Atlit2015 ecotype Zavitan chromosome 2B, WEW_v2.0, whole genome shotgun sequence genome encodes:
- the LOC119366796 gene encoding probable carboxylesterase 5: MPANKTYPSHKNANGEVDDEFYPLIRKYKDGRIERFMSSFVPASEDPAASRGVATRDVVVDQGTGVSVRLFLPAQAAEAGTRLPLVVYVHGGSFCTESAFSRTYHRYATSLAASAGALIVSVEYRLAPEYPVPTSYDDTWAALRWVASLSDPWLAKYTDPSRTFLAGDSAGGNIVYHTAVRATHDDSIMDIQGLVMVHPFFWGPERLPAEKVLDGDAMFPPVWVDKLWPFVTAGGAGNDDPRINPPDEEIALLTGRRVLVAVAEKDTLRDRGRQFVCSMRRCGWVDGSLTVVESEGEDHGFHLYAPLRATSKKLMKSMVQFINHRATLPSPAMVIPEGSAETMLGVPSRPFKDIFGYGMRMKRWSGTSFGLKVGRAKASTTSYGLPLKQARTFGDPVSAPTSVRFVMRNCF; encoded by the coding sequence ATGCCTGCAAACAAGACTTACCCCTCCCATAAAAATGCCAACGGTGAGGTGGACGACGAATTCTACCCATTAATCCGCAAGTACAAGGACGGCCGGATCGAGCGGTTCATGAGCTCATTCGTGCCGGCGTCGGAGGACCCGGCCGCCAGCCGTGGTGTGGCGACGAGGGACGTCGTCGTCGACCAGGGCACCGGTGTGTCCGTGCGCCTGTTCCTTCCTGCCCAGGCTGCCGAGGCCGGCACGAGGCTCCCCCTTGTTGTGTACGTCCATGGTGGTTCCTTCTGCACGGAGAGTGCCTTCTCCCGGACGTACCACCGTTACGCCACTTCCCTCGCCGCCAGCGCAGGGGCGCTCATCGTGTCCGTGGAGTACCGTCTGGCGCCGGAATATCCCGTCCCGACGTCCTACGATGACACATGGGCCGCGCTGCGGTGGGTGGCGTCCTTGTCCGACCCTTGGCTCGCCAAATACACAGACCCTAGCCGCACGTTCCTCGCCGGCGACAGCGCTGGCGGCAACATCGTGTACCACACGGCCGTGCGCGCCACACATGATGACAGCATCATGGACATCCAGGGGTTGGTCATGGTGCATCCATTCTTCTGGGGGCCCGAGCGTCTCCCGGCGGAGAAGGTCTTGGACGGCGACGCCATGTTCCCACCAGTGTGGGTGGATAAGCTGTGGCCGTTCGTGACGGCGGGCGGGGCTGGCAACGATGATCCTCGGATCAATCCTCCGGACGAGGAGATCGCGTTGCTAACTGGCAGGCGGGTGCTTGTGGCCGTTGCAGAGAAGGACACCCTGCGCGACCGGGGGCGCCAGTTTGTGTGCAGCATGCGCAGGTGTGGGTGGGTTGATGGCAGCCTCACCGTGGTGGAGTCGGAGGGTGAGGACCATGGCTTCCACTTGTACGCCCCCCTACGTGCGACCAGCAAGAAGCTTATGAAGAGCATGGTGCAGTTCATAAACCATCGCGCCACCTTGCCGTCACCGGCCATGGTGATCCCAGAAGGCTCGGCCGAAACTATGCTAGGCGTCCCTAGTAGGCCATTTAAGGACATATTTGGCTACGGGATGCGCATGAAACGTTGGAGTGGCACGAGTTTTGGGCTCAAAGTTGGTCGTGCAAAAGCATCGACGACGAGCTATGGGTTACCTTTGAAGCAAGCTCGCACCTTCGGAGACCCTGTTTCAGCACCAACTTCGGTAAGATTCGTGATGAGGAACTGTTTCTAG